A window of the Streptomyces griseochromogenes genome harbors these coding sequences:
- the mtrB gene encoding MtrAB system histidine kinase MtrB yields MSGDSAASAPGRSGNRPGRSVGRTSTGSHWGRFFEGGLLQGGFRGSPVLRLFMRWVRRPLLPVMRLWRRNIQLRVVATTLLMSLGVVLLLGFVVIGQVRNGLLDAKVRASQSQATGGFAVAKQKADEAASGAGTASGTGDGSTDTDGRQSQNVIPWMSDLVESLSSGGAGAFDVVTLPVGDDSGGGRSPRGSGNVNPSASVPGDLRDRINSSTTAAQSYTRITYYNGKESQPALVIGKQVNDPNGRPYELYYLFPLTQEEKSLSLVKGTLATAGLFVVVLLGAIAWLVVRQVVTPVRMAAGIAERLSAGRLQERMKVTGEDDIARLGEAFNKMAQNLQLKIQQLEDLSRMQRRFVSDVSHELRTPLTTVRMAADVIHEAREDFDPVTARSAELLADQLDRFESLLADLLEISRFDAGAAALEAEPIDLRDVVRRVVTGAEPLAERKGTHIRVLGDQQPVVAEADARRVERVLRNLVVNAVEHGEGKDVIVKLAAAGGAVAVAVRDYGVGLKPGEATRVFSRFWRADPARARTTGGTGLGLSIALEDARLHGGWLQAWGEPGGGSQFRLTLPRTADEPLRGSPIPLEPKDSRRNRGLDEAGLPGGTEKRATVPVQPGGGQVPPLPPRSPMTSRLAAVTPAADPTALPGHGNGARVVPRPPGGARRPDDGSTAGPAPDTHAGRPDPAGPDDSTEPGEAFRGR; encoded by the coding sequence ATGTCCGGGGACAGCGCCGCTTCGGCTCCCGGCCGGTCCGGGAACCGTCCGGGGCGGTCTGTCGGCCGGACGTCGACGGGTTCGCACTGGGGACGCTTCTTCGAGGGCGGGCTGCTGCAAGGAGGATTCCGGGGCAGCCCGGTCCTTCGGCTGTTCATGCGCTGGGTGCGCCGGCCGCTGCTGCCCGTCATGCGGCTGTGGCGGCGCAACATCCAGCTCCGGGTCGTCGCCACGACCCTGCTGATGTCACTGGGTGTCGTCCTGCTGCTGGGCTTCGTCGTGATCGGCCAGGTGCGCAACGGCCTGCTGGACGCGAAGGTGAGGGCGTCGCAGAGCCAGGCCACCGGCGGGTTCGCCGTGGCCAAGCAGAAGGCCGACGAGGCTGCCAGCGGCGCGGGCACGGCAAGCGGCACCGGCGACGGCAGTACCGACACCGACGGACGGCAGTCGCAGAACGTCATCCCGTGGATGAGCGACCTCGTGGAGTCGCTCTCCAGCGGCGGCGCGGGCGCCTTCGACGTGGTGACGCTGCCCGTGGGCGACGACAGCGGCGGCGGGCGCAGCCCGCGCGGCTCCGGGAACGTCAACCCGTCCGCCAGCGTGCCCGGCGACCTGCGCGACCGGATCAACAGCAGTACGACGGCCGCCCAGAGCTACACCCGGATCACTTACTACAACGGCAAGGAATCCCAGCCTGCGCTGGTCATCGGCAAGCAGGTCAACGACCCCAACGGCCGCCCCTACGAGCTGTACTACCTCTTCCCGCTCACGCAGGAGGAGAAGTCCCTGAGCCTGGTCAAGGGCACGCTCGCCACCGCCGGGCTCTTCGTCGTCGTCCTGCTCGGCGCGATCGCCTGGCTGGTGGTGCGGCAGGTCGTCACGCCGGTCCGGATGGCGGCCGGCATCGCCGAGCGGCTGTCCGCGGGACGGCTCCAGGAGCGGATGAAGGTCACCGGCGAGGACGACATCGCGCGCCTGGGCGAGGCCTTCAACAAGATGGCGCAGAACCTCCAGCTGAAGATCCAGCAGCTGGAGGACCTGTCACGGATGCAGCGCAGGTTCGTCTCCGACGTCTCGCACGAGCTGCGCACGCCGCTGACGACCGTACGGATGGCCGCCGACGTCATCCACGAGGCCCGCGAGGACTTCGACCCGGTCACCGCCAGGTCGGCGGAGCTGCTCGCCGACCAGCTGGACCGGTTCGAGTCGCTGCTCGCGGATCTGCTGGAGATCAGCCGCTTCGACGCGGGCGCGGCGGCCCTGGAGGCCGAGCCGATAGACCTCAGGGACGTCGTGCGGCGAGTGGTGACCGGGGCCGAGCCGCTCGCCGAGCGCAAGGGCACGCACATACGCGTCCTCGGCGATCAGCAGCCCGTCGTCGCCGAGGCCGACGCCCGGCGCGTGGAGCGCGTGCTGCGCAACCTCGTCGTCAACGCCGTCGAACACGGCGAGGGCAAGGACGTCATCGTCAAGCTCGCCGCCGCGGGCGGCGCGGTCGCCGTCGCGGTGCGCGACTACGGCGTCGGACTCAAGCCCGGCGAGGCCACCCGCGTCTTCAGCCGCTTCTGGCGGGCCGACCCGGCACGCGCGCGTACCACCGGCGGTACGGGCCTCGGGCTGTCGATCGCCCTGGAGGACGCCCGGCTGCACGGTGGCTGGCTGCAGGCCTGGGGCGAGCCGGGCGGCGGCTCGCAGTTCCGGCTGACGCTGCCGCGTACAGCGGACGAGCCGCTGCGGGGCTCGCCGATACCGCTGGAGCCCAAGGACTCGCGGCGCAACCGCGGACTCGACGAAGCGGGCCTGCCCGGCGGGACGGAGAAGCGGGCGACCGTTCCGGTGCAGCCCGGCGGCGGTCAGGTGCCGCCGCTGCCGCCGCGCAGCCCGATGACGTCGCGTCTCGCCGCCGTCACGCCCGCCGCGGATCCGACCGCCCTGCCCGGTCATGGCAACGGCGCGCGCGTGGTGCCCAGGCCCCCCGGCGGGGCGCGGCGCCCCGACGACGGCTCCACGGCCGGTCCGGCACCCGACACACACGCGGGCCGTCCGGATCCGGCAGGTCCGGACGACTCGACCGAGCCAGGGGAGGCATTTCGTGGGCGCTGA
- the mtrA gene encoding two-component system response regulator MtrA produces the protein MMSFMKGRVLVVDDDTALAEMLGIVLRGEGFEPSFVADGDKALAAFRETKPDLVLLDLMLPGRDGIEVCRLIRAESGVPIVMLTAKSDTVDVVVGLESGADDYIVKPFKPKELVARIRARLRRSEEPAPEQLTIGDLVIDVAGHSVKRDGQSIALTPLEFDLLVALARKPWQVFTREVLLEQVWGYRHAADTRLVNVHVQRLRSKVEKDPERPEIVVTVRGVGYKAGPS, from the coding sequence ATGATGTCGTTTATGAAGGGACGAGTCCTTGTCGTCGACGACGACACCGCACTGGCCGAGATGCTCGGCATTGTGCTGCGTGGTGAAGGTTTTGAGCCGTCTTTCGTAGCCGACGGCGACAAGGCGCTGGCCGCTTTCCGTGAGACCAAGCCCGATCTGGTGCTGCTCGACCTGATGCTGCCCGGCCGGGACGGCATCGAGGTGTGCCGCCTGATCAGGGCGGAGTCCGGGGTGCCGATCGTGATGCTCACGGCCAAGAGCGACACCGTCGACGTCGTCGTGGGCCTGGAGTCGGGCGCCGACGACTACATCGTGAAGCCGTTCAAGCCCAAGGAGCTGGTGGCCCGGATCCGGGCGCGGCTCAGGAGGTCGGAGGAGCCGGCGCCGGAGCAGCTCACCATCGGCGACCTGGTGATCGACGTGGCCGGGCACTCGGTGAAGCGGGACGGGCAGTCGATCGCGCTGACCCCGCTCGAGTTCGACCTGCTGGTCGCGCTCGCACGCAAGCCGTGGCAGGTGTTCACGCGTGAGGTGCTGCTCGAGCAGGTGTGGGGCTATCGCCACGCCGCGGACACGCGGCTCGTCAACGTGCACGTCCAGCGGCTGCGCTCCAAGGTCGAGAAGGACCCGGAGCGGCCGGAGATCGTGGTGACCGTCCGTGGTGTCGGTTACAAGGCCGGACCGAGCTGA
- the mtnA gene encoding S-methyl-5-thioribose-1-phosphate isomerase, whose amino-acid sequence MADQYAQLREDKRPTEIPVIRWEEPPEGPVLVLLDQTRLPAEEVELVCTDAPALVEAIRSLAVRGAPLLGIAGAYGVALAAVRGFDVEEAARALEGARPTAVNLSVGVHKASSAYRTALTKTGDPAAAATAALAAARTLHQEDAEASARMAAHGLTLLDELLPGGGHRILTHCNTGSLVSGGEGTALAVALAAHRAGQLRRLWVDETRPLLQGARLTAYEAARHGMAYTLLTDNAAGSLFAAGEVDAVLIGADRIAADGSVANKVGSYPLAVLARYHHVPFIVVAPLTTVDAQTPDGASIEVEQRPGFEVTEVRAPQVPVAGAGDGIPVAPLGTQAYNPAFDVTPPELVTAIVTEEGAVSPVTAGALAELCARSGRATIG is encoded by the coding sequence ATGGCTGATCAGTACGCGCAACTCCGCGAGGACAAGCGGCCGACCGAGATACCTGTGATCCGATGGGAGGAACCACCCGAAGGCCCCGTGCTGGTCCTTCTCGACCAGACGAGGCTCCCGGCCGAAGAGGTCGAACTGGTCTGCACGGATGCGCCTGCGCTGGTGGAGGCGATCCGTTCGCTCGCGGTGCGAGGGGCGCCGCTGCTCGGGATCGCGGGGGCGTACGGCGTCGCGCTCGCCGCCGTACGGGGCTTCGACGTCGAGGAGGCCGCACGGGCCCTCGAAGGCGCCCGGCCCACCGCGGTGAATCTCTCGGTGGGCGTGCACAAGGCTTCGTCCGCCTATCGCACGGCGCTCACCAAGACCGGCGACCCCGCCGCGGCGGCGACGGCCGCGCTGGCGGCGGCACGCACGCTGCACCAGGAGGACGCCGAGGCCAGCGCCCGGATGGCTGCCCATGGCCTGACGCTGCTGGACGAGCTGCTACCGGGCGGTGGGCATCGGATCCTGACCCACTGCAACACCGGATCGCTGGTGTCGGGCGGGGAGGGGACGGCGCTCGCGGTGGCTCTCGCCGCGCACAGGGCAGGGCAGTTGCGCCGGCTGTGGGTCGATGAGACACGTCCGTTGCTGCAAGGTGCTCGCCTGACGGCGTACGAGGCGGCCCGGCACGGCATGGCCTACACCCTGCTCACCGACAACGCGGCCGGTTCGCTGTTCGCGGCGGGTGAGGTGGACGCGGTGCTGATAGGCGCGGACCGGATCGCGGCCGACGGTTCGGTGGCGAACAAGGTGGGGAGCTACCCGCTCGCGGTGCTCGCGCGGTATCACCATGTGCCGTTCATCGTGGTGGCGCCGCTGACGACGGTCGATGCACAGACACCGGACGGCGCGTCCATCGAGGTCGAGCAGCGCCCCGGCTTTGAGGTGACCGAGGTGAGAGCACCCCAGGTGCCGGTGGCGGGAGCGGGAGACGGGATTCCGGTGGCACCTCTGGGGACCCAGGCGTACAACCCGGCGTTCGACGTGACGCCGCCCGAGCTGGTGACGGCGATCGTCACCGAGGAGGGCGCGGTGTCCCCCGTGACGGCCGGGGCTCTCGCGGAGCTGTGCGCCAGGTCAGGCCGGGCGACGATCGGCTGA
- a CDS encoding DUF4129 domain-containing protein: MSLAGGVLMAAPALPGAAGSAVRRLVGAADKAVLALGGSGDEPPVTIPRDPAREAARRELSKGMYHENDPSLLQRALNAFWDWVGRLLSSAASATPGGTLGLVVVILFVVAVLAALWWRLGTPRRRPTSTPALFDDRPRSAGEHRAASEAHAAQGHWNQALQERMRAIVRSLEERALLDVRPGRTADEAAAEAGRTLPSHTDRLRSAAQEFDDVTYGGRAASQRSYQRIAELDRDLERSRPVLANSATSTAHNTRQGAPE; the protein is encoded by the coding sequence GTGAGCCTGGCGGGGGGAGTTCTCATGGCGGCACCGGCCCTGCCGGGCGCCGCCGGATCGGCCGTACGTCGCCTGGTGGGCGCGGCCGACAAGGCCGTCCTGGCGCTCGGCGGCTCCGGCGACGAGCCGCCCGTGACCATTCCGCGCGATCCCGCGCGGGAGGCAGCGCGCCGTGAACTGTCCAAAGGGATGTACCACGAGAACGACCCCAGCCTGCTCCAGCGCGCCCTGAACGCCTTCTGGGACTGGGTCGGCCGACTGCTCAGCTCGGCCGCCTCCGCAACACCCGGCGGCACGCTCGGCCTGGTCGTCGTGATCCTCTTCGTCGTCGCCGTCCTGGCCGCACTGTGGTGGCGCCTGGGCACGCCCCGCCGCCGGCCCACTTCCACCCCGGCCCTGTTCGACGACCGTCCTCGCAGTGCCGGCGAACACCGCGCGGCCAGCGAGGCGCACGCCGCCCAGGGCCACTGGAACCAGGCCCTCCAGGAACGCATGCGGGCCATCGTCCGCTCCTTGGAGGAACGGGCCCTGCTCGACGTCCGCCCCGGCCGCACCGCCGACGAAGCGGCCGCCGAGGCCGGCCGTACGCTCCCCTCGCACACGGACCGACTGCGCTCCGCCGCCCAGGAGTTCGACGACGTCACATACGGCGGGCGCGCAGCGAGCCAGCGGTCGTACCAACGCATCGCAGAACTCGACCGCGACCTGGAACGCAGCCGCCCGGTGCTCGCGAACAGCGCCACCAGCACGGCCCACAACACCCGCCAGGGGGCTCCCGAATGA
- a CDS encoding DUF4350 domain-containing protein: MITGATLSATSTSPTARQVWTRTRGIVLAVVLILVAAVAMAAVRSQTRHGELDPRSADPYGSRAVAELLADRGVSTRVVTSLDAARAAAGPDTTLLVAVPDLLTHRQQSRLHSATTASGGRTVLVAAGSWSVERLAPGVIADPATSNGTTLAPDCTLPEARRAGSADTGGIRYTTTRLDADSCYPSERLATLLRVPATGKSGDTVILGAPDILYNKRLDKQGNASLALQLLGSRPHLVWYLPSLSDTMATDGERKSILDLLPSGWLWGTLQLFIAAALAAFWRARRFGPLVPEKLPVAIRASESVEGRARLYRKADARDRAAAALRSTTRTRLAPLVGVPVAQAHSPEALLPALSAHLHGGGQTLDSLLFGPPPGDDAALIALTDQLDALEREVRRP, from the coding sequence ATGATCACCGGGGCCACGCTGTCGGCCACCTCGACCTCGCCCACCGCCCGCCAGGTATGGACTCGCACACGAGGCATCGTCCTCGCCGTCGTCCTGATTCTCGTCGCGGCCGTCGCGATGGCCGCCGTCCGCTCCCAGACCCGGCACGGCGAACTCGACCCGCGCTCCGCCGACCCCTACGGCAGCCGCGCCGTCGCCGAACTCCTCGCCGACCGGGGCGTGTCCACGCGCGTGGTGACCTCGCTCGACGCGGCACGAGCCGCCGCCGGCCCGGACACCACGCTCCTCGTCGCCGTCCCCGACCTGCTGACCCACCGTCAACAGAGCCGACTGCACTCCGCCACGACGGCCTCCGGCGGACGCACCGTCCTCGTCGCCGCCGGCAGTTGGTCCGTCGAACGGCTCGCCCCCGGGGTCATCGCGGACCCCGCCACCAGCAACGGAACGACACTCGCCCCCGACTGCACCCTGCCCGAAGCCCGGCGCGCGGGCAGCGCCGACACCGGCGGCATCCGCTACACCACCACCCGCCTCGACGCCGACTCCTGCTACCCCAGCGAACGCCTCGCCACGCTGCTCCGCGTCCCGGCCACCGGCAAAAGCGGCGACACCGTCATCCTCGGCGCGCCCGACATCCTCTACAACAAGCGCCTCGACAAGCAGGGCAACGCCTCGCTCGCCCTCCAACTCCTCGGCTCCCGACCCCATTTGGTCTGGTACCTCCCCTCGCTGTCCGACACGATGGCCACCGACGGCGAGCGGAAGAGCATCCTCGACCTGCTCCCGTCGGGCTGGCTCTGGGGCACCCTGCAGCTGTTCATCGCCGCGGCCCTCGCCGCCTTCTGGCGGGCACGCCGGTTCGGCCCACTGGTGCCCGAAAAACTCCCCGTCGCGATCCGCGCCTCCGAATCCGTCGAAGGCCGCGCCCGCCTCTACCGCAAAGCCGACGCCCGAGACCGCGCGGCCGCCGCTCTTCGCTCCACCACTCGCACGCGCCTGGCCCCCCTCGTCGGCGTCCCCGTGGCTCAGGCGCATTCGCCCGAGGCCCTGCTCCCCGCCCTGTCCGCCCACCTCCACGGAGGCGGACAGACCCTGGACTCACTCCTGTTCGGACCGCCGCCCGGCGACGACGCGGCCCTCATCGCACTCACCGATCAACTCGACGCCCTCGAAAGAGAGGTACGCCGTCCATGA
- a CDS encoding AAA family ATPase, which translates to MDPTTDNAGNTGDSGTARASLEALRAEIAKAVVGQDPAVTGLVVALLCRGHVLLEGVPGVAKTLLVRALASALELDTKRVQFTPDLMPSDVTGSLVYDTHTAEFSFQPGPVFTNLLLADEINRTPPKTQSSLLEAMEERQVTVDGTPRPLPEPFLVAATQNPVEYEGTYPLPEAQLDRFLLKLTIPLPSRQDEIDVLTRHASGFNPRDLRAAGLRPVAGLADLEAARTAVAKTTVSPEITAYVVDICRATRESPSLTLGVSPRGATALLATSRAWAWLTGRDYVIPDDVKALALPTLRHRVQLRPEAEMEGVTADSVINAILAHVPVPR; encoded by the coding sequence ATGGACCCGACCACTGACAACGCCGGGAACACCGGGGACTCGGGCACCGCCAGGGCCTCCCTGGAGGCCCTGCGCGCTGAAATCGCCAAAGCCGTGGTCGGCCAGGACCCTGCCGTGACCGGCCTCGTCGTCGCCCTCCTGTGCCGCGGACACGTTCTGCTTGAAGGTGTCCCCGGAGTCGCCAAGACGCTGCTCGTCCGCGCACTGGCATCCGCGCTCGAACTCGACACCAAGCGTGTGCAGTTCACCCCCGACCTGATGCCGAGCGACGTCACCGGTTCCCTCGTCTACGACACGCACACCGCCGAGTTCTCCTTCCAGCCCGGCCCGGTCTTCACCAACCTCCTCCTCGCGGACGAGATCAACCGCACCCCGCCGAAGACGCAGTCCTCCCTCCTCGAAGCCATGGAGGAACGCCAGGTCACGGTCGACGGCACCCCGCGCCCGCTGCCCGAGCCGTTCCTGGTCGCCGCGACCCAGAACCCCGTCGAGTACGAGGGCACCTATCCCCTCCCCGAAGCTCAACTCGACCGTTTCCTCCTCAAGCTGACGATCCCTCTGCCTTCCCGCCAGGACGAGATCGACGTCCTGACCCGCCACGCCTCGGGCTTCAACCCTCGCGACCTCCGGGCCGCCGGCCTGCGCCCGGTCGCCGGCCTTGCCGATCTCGAGGCGGCGCGCACCGCGGTGGCCAAGACGACCGTCTCTCCCGAGATCACGGCCTACGTGGTGGACATCTGCCGCGCCACCCGCGAGTCGCCCTCCCTCACCCTTGGTGTCTCTCCGCGCGGCGCCACCGCCCTGCTCGCCACATCGCGCGCGTGGGCCTGGCTGACGGGCCGCGACTACGTCATCCCCGACGACGTGAAGGCCCTCGCCCTGCCCACCCTCCGGCACCGGGTCCAGTTGCGCCCCGAGGCCGAGATGGAGGGCGTGACCGCGGATTCCGTGATCAACGCCATCCTCGCCCACGTCCCGGTCCCGCGCTGA
- a CDS encoding DUF58 domain-containing protein: MALTGRAALLAAIGSVPVGILDPGWTGILAVNGSLALACACDFALAAPVRRLVLSRSGDTSARLGETADVTLTIMNPSRRLLRARLRDGWPPSSWQPGTEVESSRHRVTIPAGERRRVTTRLRPARRGDRQTDRVTIRSYGPLGLFARQGAHKVPWSVRVLPPFTSRKHLPSKLARLRELDGRTSVLTRGEGTEFDSLREYVPGDDTRSIDWRATARQSTVAVRTWRPERDRHILLVLDTGRTSAGRVGDAPRLDASLDAALLLAALASRAGDRVDLLAYDRRVRARVQGRAAGDVLPSLVSAMATLEPELVETDARGLTAIALRAAPRRSLIVLLTTLDAAPVEEGLLPVLPQLTQRHTVLVASVADPQIAHMAKARGDAEAVYEAAAAAQAQSERQRTAEQLRRHGVTVVDATPDDLAPALADAYLALKAAGRL; the protein is encoded by the coding sequence ATGGCACTCACCGGACGCGCCGCCCTTCTCGCGGCCATCGGCTCGGTCCCGGTCGGCATCCTGGATCCTGGCTGGACCGGCATCCTCGCGGTCAACGGCTCGCTGGCCCTGGCCTGTGCCTGTGACTTCGCGCTCGCGGCGCCCGTACGACGCCTGGTCCTTTCCCGCTCCGGCGACACCTCCGCACGTCTCGGCGAGACCGCCGACGTCACGCTCACGATCATGAATCCGTCCCGCCGCCTGCTGCGAGCACGCCTACGGGACGGATGGCCGCCCAGCAGCTGGCAGCCCGGCACCGAGGTCGAGAGCTCCAGGCACCGGGTCACCATTCCGGCCGGCGAACGCCGACGCGTGACGACACGGCTGCGCCCCGCCCGCCGCGGCGACCGCCAGACCGACCGCGTGACGATCCGCTCCTACGGCCCTCTCGGCCTCTTCGCCCGCCAGGGCGCTCACAAGGTGCCCTGGTCAGTACGGGTTCTGCCCCCGTTCACCAGTCGCAAGCACCTGCCGTCGAAACTCGCCCGATTGCGTGAACTCGACGGCCGCACCAGCGTGCTGACCCGTGGCGAGGGCACGGAGTTCGACAGCCTGCGCGAGTACGTCCCAGGTGACGACACCCGCTCGATCGACTGGCGCGCCACCGCCCGTCAGTCCACGGTGGCCGTCCGCACATGGCGTCCGGAGCGCGATCGGCACATCCTCCTCGTTCTCGACACAGGCCGTACCTCGGCCGGCCGTGTCGGCGACGCCCCGCGGCTGGACGCCTCTCTGGACGCCGCCCTGCTCCTCGCGGCGCTCGCCTCGCGCGCCGGCGACCGCGTGGACCTGCTGGCCTACGACCGCCGGGTCCGCGCCCGGGTCCAGGGGCGCGCGGCCGGCGATGTCCTGCCGTCCCTGGTCAGCGCGATGGCAACGCTGGAACCGGAACTCGTCGAAACCGACGCGCGTGGACTTACGGCGATCGCTCTCCGCGCTGCCCCTCGACGATCCCTGATCGTGCTGTTGACGACGCTCGACGCAGCGCCGGTGGAAGAGGGCCTGTTGCCCGTACTACCGCAGCTCACCCAGCGACACACAGTTCTCGTCGCCTCGGTGGCAGATCCGCAGATCGCACACATGGCAAAGGCCCGAGGGGACGCGGAGGCGGTGTACGAGGCAGCCGCGGCGGCACAGGCACAGAGCGAACGACAGCGTACGGCGGAACAACTCCGTCGTCACGGAGTGACGGTTGTGGACGCGACGCCGGACGATCTGGCCCCTGCGCTGGCGGATGCGTACCTGGCTCTGAAGGCAGCCGGCCGACTCTGA
- a CDS encoding stage II sporulation protein M, which yields MDLDVFVSAHRAEWDRLDALLRRQRRLNGAEADELVALYQRTATHLSLVQSSAPDPQLTGRLSQLVARARSAVTGTRRASWRDVTRFLGEGFPAAVYRARHWWVPTALISTAIAILLGWWIGTHPEVQSTIAAPSQLRDLTRPGGEYETYYSSHPAASFAAQVWTNNARAAAMCLVLGVFLGLPVLWILFENMLNLGVGFGLMSSAGRLDTFLGLVLPHGLLELTAVFVAAGTGLRLGWTLIDPGPRSRRAALAEEGRAALGMAIGLALVLFVSGAIEGFVTPSGLPTWARIGIGIVAELAFLTYVYVLGGRAVRVGETGDLEAADRSATVPTAA from the coding sequence ATGGACCTGGACGTCTTCGTCTCCGCACACCGAGCCGAATGGGACCGCCTCGACGCCCTGCTCCGCCGCCAGCGGCGCCTCAACGGTGCCGAGGCCGACGAACTCGTGGCGCTCTACCAGCGCACCGCCACCCACCTCTCGCTCGTCCAGTCCAGTGCCCCCGACCCGCAACTGACCGGCCGGCTCAGCCAACTGGTGGCACGCGCGCGTAGCGCCGTCACCGGCACTCGCCGCGCCTCGTGGCGTGACGTCACCCGGTTCCTGGGAGAGGGCTTCCCCGCCGCGGTCTACCGCGCGCGTCACTGGTGGGTGCCCACAGCGCTCATATCCACGGCCATCGCGATCCTCCTGGGGTGGTGGATCGGCACGCACCCGGAGGTGCAGTCGACCATCGCGGCGCCCAGCCAGCTGCGCGACCTCACTCGCCCCGGTGGCGAGTACGAGACCTACTACTCGAGCCATCCCGCGGCCTCGTTCGCCGCTCAGGTGTGGACGAACAATGCCCGGGCCGCCGCGATGTGCCTGGTACTGGGCGTCTTCCTGGGCCTGCCTGTCCTCTGGATCCTTTTCGAGAACATGCTCAACCTGGGCGTCGGCTTCGGCCTGATGTCCTCCGCCGGCCGCCTCGACACCTTCCTCGGCCTGGTTCTCCCGCACGGCCTGCTGGAACTGACCGCGGTCTTCGTCGCCGCCGGCACAGGACTGCGTCTCGGCTGGACACTGATAGACCCCGGTCCCCGCAGCCGCCGCGCCGCACTCGCCGAGGAGGGCCGGGCCGCCCTGGGCATGGCGATAGGCCTTGCCCTGGTCCTGTTCGTCTCCGGCGCCATCGAAGGCTTCGTCACCCCGTCCGGCCTGCCCACCTGGGCCCGCATAGGCATCGGGATCGTGGCCGAGCTGGCATTCCTGACGTACGTCTACGTTCTCGGCGGCCGCGCGGTCCGAGTAGGCGAGACGGGTGACCTTGAAGCGGCCGATCGCAGCGCGACCGTCCCTACGGCCGCCTGA
- a CDS encoding RDD family protein translates to MSELVTGEAVALELRPAKLPSRALAVLLDLIVAMVVYICVGIALAATTSSLDDAAQIALSIASFLLVLVGGPIAVETLSHGRSLGKLAFGLRVVRDDGGPIRFRHALVRGAIGVVEILMTFGVVACIASLVSARGRRLGDVFAGTLVVREQIPVGRAGSVPPPPPWLAGRFADLDLSAVPDGLWLAVRQYLTRMQQLDPQVSWDMGQRLAADLMARTGTPAPQGMHPAAFLAAVVHERQTRDARQAFGGARVAGPEATPSGRQPQAPVWPQSPAEPVQSQVQSQSQYTASPQPPQAPAAQTAPPQPDEASAHGPDTGSGRGSGSTGFAPPA, encoded by the coding sequence GTGAGTGAGCTGGTGACGGGCGAGGCGGTGGCGCTCGAACTGCGGCCCGCCAAGCTGCCGAGCAGGGCGCTGGCGGTGCTGCTGGATCTGATCGTGGCCATGGTCGTGTACATCTGCGTGGGTATCGCTCTGGCTGCGACGACCTCGTCCTTGGACGATGCCGCGCAGATCGCTCTGTCGATCGCCAGCTTTCTGCTGGTGCTCGTCGGCGGGCCGATCGCCGTGGAGACGCTCAGCCACGGGCGCTCGCTGGGGAAGCTGGCGTTCGGACTGCGCGTGGTCCGGGACGACGGCGGGCCCATCCGGTTCCGGCACGCCCTGGTGCGGGGTGCGATCGGTGTCGTCGAGATCCTGATGACGTTCGGGGTGGTGGCCTGCATCGCCTCACTGGTGTCGGCGCGCGGGCGACGGCTCGGGGATGTCTTCGCGGGCACCCTCGTCGTGCGCGAGCAGATTCCCGTCGGACGGGCCGGCTCCGTTCCGCCTCCGCCGCCCTGGCTCGCGGGACGGTTCGCCGACCTGGATCTGTCGGCCGTACCGGATGGGCTGTGGCTTGCCGTCCGGCAGTACCTGACGCGGATGCAGCAGCTTGATCCCCAGGTCTCCTGGGACATGGGGCAGCGGCTCGCGGCCGACCTCATGGCTCGCACCGGGACTCCGGCGCCGCAGGGCATGCACCCCGCCGCTTTCCTGGCGGCCGTGGTTCACGAGCGCCAGACCCGCGATGCTCGGCAGGCTTTCGGGGGCGCGCGGGTGGCCGGGCCGGAGGCCACGCCTTCCGGCCGTCAGCCCCAGGCTCCGGTCTGGCCCCAGAGCCCTGCTGAACCTGTCCAGTCCCAGGTCCAGTCCCAGTCCCAATACACGGCCTCGCCGCAGCCGCCGCAGGCTCCGGCCGCGCAGACCGCGCCACCGCAGCCGGACGAGGCGTCGGCCCACGGTCCGGACACCGGCTCCGGCCGTGGATCCGGTTCCACCGGATTCGCGCCGCCGGCGTAG